In Stegostoma tigrinum isolate sSteTig4 chromosome 35, sSteTig4.hap1, whole genome shotgun sequence, one genomic interval encodes:
- the LOC125447572 gene encoding G-protein coupled receptor 54-like isoform X4, which produces MSRPAGAGVSVTNRRRIESISRGGGAGAAMLEVATDSGLWARGRADPGSGIGAGIGADVNFTSDENPPFLTDSWLVPLFFALIMLLGLVGNSLVIYVVSKHRQMRTATNFYIANLATTDIIFLVCCVPFTATLYPLPSWIFGDFMCKFVNYLQQVTVQATCITLTAMSVDRCYVTVYPLRSLRHRTPRLAMAVSVVIWIGSFLLSVPMAMYHRLEQGYWYGLQTYCIEAFPTVLQQRAFIVYTFVAVYMLPLLTICVCYTVMLKRVGQPMVEPINSNYQVPHLSERSIAMRTKGFYINFQANYETYKIKTWANCMSYANSSINPIVYAFMGESFRKSFKKAFPFMFRKRVRDSSIANGSRNAEMKFVTEES; this is translated from the exons ATGTCTCGCCCAGCCGGGGCAGGTGTATCGGTTACTAATCGGAGACGTATCGAATCGATTAGTCGCGGAGGAGGAGCAGGGGCGGCAATGCTGGAGGTGGCCACCGATTCCGGGCTCTGGGCGAGGGGGAGAGCGGACCCCGGCTCCGGTATCGGTGCAGGTATCGGCGCCGATGTGAACTTCACGAGCGACGAGAACCCCCCGTTCCTCACCGACTCCTGGTTGGTGCCTCTGTTCTTCGCGTTGATCATGTTGCTGGGACTAGTCGGAAACTCGCTGGTGATTTATGTGGTCAGCAAACACCGGCAGATGAGGACAGCCACCAACTTCTACATCG CAAATCTAGCAACGACAGACATCATCttcttggtttgctgtgttccatTTACAGCCACACTTTATCCGCTGCCCAGCTGGATATTTGGAGACTTCATGTGCAAATTTGTCAACTACTTACAGCAG GTGACTGTCCAGGCGACATGTATCACGCTCACTGCGATGAGTGTGGACCGCTGTTACGTGACTGTTTATCCACTCCGGTCACTGCGTCACCGTACCCCGAGACTAGCAATGGCAGTCAGTGTGGTCATCTGGATCG GCTCCTTCCTTCTGTCTGTCCCCATGGCAATGTACCACAGATTGGAGCAGGGCTACTGGTATGGGCTGCAGACTTATTGCATTGAAGCATTTCCGACGGTATTGCAGCAGAGAGCCTTCATTGTGTACACGTTTGTCGCAGTCTACATGCTTCCCTTGCTCACCATCTGTGTGTGCTACACTGTCATGTTGAAGCGAGTGGGCCAGCCCATGGTTGAACCCATCAACAGCAACTATCAG GTCCCCCACTTGTCAGAGAGGTCGATTGCTATGAGAACCAAG GGTTTCTACATCAACTTCCAGGCCAACTATGAGACCTACAAGATCAAAACCTGGGCCAACTGCATGTCGTATGCTAACTCTTCAATCAACCCCATTGTCTATGCATTCATGGGTGAGAGCTTCAGAAAGTCCTTCAAGAAAGCTTTCCCCTTTATGTTTAGGAAAAGAGTGAGAGACAGCAGCATAGCCAACGGCTCCAGAAATGCAGAAATGAAGTTTGTCACAGAGGAGTCTTAA
- the LOC125447572 gene encoding G-protein coupled receptor 54-like isoform X3 yields the protein MSRPAGAGVSVTNRRRIESISRGGGAGAAMLEVATDSGLWARGRADPGSGIGAGIGADVNFTSDENPPFLTDSWLVPLFFALIMLLGLVGNSLVIYVVSKHRQMRTATNFYIANLATTDIIFLVCCVPFTATLYPLPSWIFGDFMCKFVNYLQQVTVQATCITLTAMSVDRCYVTVYPLRSLRHRTPRLAMAVSVVIWIGSFLLSVPMAMYHRLEQGYWYGLQTYCIEAFPTVLQQRAFIVYTFVAVYMLPLLTICVCYTVMLKRVGQPMVEPINSNYQQVPHLSERSIAMRTKGFYINFQANYETYKIKTWANCMSYANSSINPIVYAFMGESFRKSFKKAFPFMFRKRVRDSSIANGSRNAEMKFVTEES from the exons ATGTCTCGCCCAGCCGGGGCAGGTGTATCGGTTACTAATCGGAGACGTATCGAATCGATTAGTCGCGGAGGAGGAGCAGGGGCGGCAATGCTGGAGGTGGCCACCGATTCCGGGCTCTGGGCGAGGGGGAGAGCGGACCCCGGCTCCGGTATCGGTGCAGGTATCGGCGCCGATGTGAACTTCACGAGCGACGAGAACCCCCCGTTCCTCACCGACTCCTGGTTGGTGCCTCTGTTCTTCGCGTTGATCATGTTGCTGGGACTAGTCGGAAACTCGCTGGTGATTTATGTGGTCAGCAAACACCGGCAGATGAGGACAGCCACCAACTTCTACATCG CAAATCTAGCAACGACAGACATCATCttcttggtttgctgtgttccatTTACAGCCACACTTTATCCGCTGCCCAGCTGGATATTTGGAGACTTCATGTGCAAATTTGTCAACTACTTACAGCAG GTGACTGTCCAGGCGACATGTATCACGCTCACTGCGATGAGTGTGGACCGCTGTTACGTGACTGTTTATCCACTCCGGTCACTGCGTCACCGTACCCCGAGACTAGCAATGGCAGTCAGTGTGGTCATCTGGATCG GCTCCTTCCTTCTGTCTGTCCCCATGGCAATGTACCACAGATTGGAGCAGGGCTACTGGTATGGGCTGCAGACTTATTGCATTGAAGCATTTCCGACGGTATTGCAGCAGAGAGCCTTCATTGTGTACACGTTTGTCGCAGTCTACATGCTTCCCTTGCTCACCATCTGTGTGTGCTACACTGTCATGTTGAAGCGAGTGGGCCAGCCCATGGTTGAACCCATCAACAGCAACTATCAG CAGGTCCCCCACTTGTCAGAGAGGTCGATTGCTATGAGAACCAAG GGTTTCTACATCAACTTCCAGGCCAACTATGAGACCTACAAGATCAAAACCTGGGCCAACTGCATGTCGTATGCTAACTCTTCAATCAACCCCATTGTCTATGCATTCATGGGTGAGAGCTTCAGAAAGTCCTTCAAGAAAGCTTTCCCCTTTATGTTTAGGAAAAGAGTGAGAGACAGCAGCATAGCCAACGGCTCCAGAAATGCAGAAATGAAGTTTGTCACAGAGGAGTCTTAA
- the LOC125447572 gene encoding G-protein coupled receptor 54-like isoform X5: MSRPAGAGVSVTNRRRIESISRGGGAGAAMLEVATDSGLWARGRADPGSGIGAGIGADVNFTSDENPPFLTDSWLVPLFFALIMLLGLVGNSLVIYVVSKHRQMRTATNFYIANLATTDIIFLVCCVPFTATLYPLPSWIFGDFMCKFVNYLQQVTVQATCITLTAMSVDRCYVTVYPLRSLRHRTPRLAMAVSVVIWIGSFLLSVPMAMYHRLEQGYWYGLQTYCIEAFPTVLQQRAFIVYTFVAVYMLPLLTICVCYTVMLKRVGQPMVEPINSNYQGFYINFQANYETYKIKTWANCMSYANSSINPIVYAFMGESFRKSFKKAFPFMFRKRVRDSSIANGSRNAEMKFVTEES, translated from the exons ATGTCTCGCCCAGCCGGGGCAGGTGTATCGGTTACTAATCGGAGACGTATCGAATCGATTAGTCGCGGAGGAGGAGCAGGGGCGGCAATGCTGGAGGTGGCCACCGATTCCGGGCTCTGGGCGAGGGGGAGAGCGGACCCCGGCTCCGGTATCGGTGCAGGTATCGGCGCCGATGTGAACTTCACGAGCGACGAGAACCCCCCGTTCCTCACCGACTCCTGGTTGGTGCCTCTGTTCTTCGCGTTGATCATGTTGCTGGGACTAGTCGGAAACTCGCTGGTGATTTATGTGGTCAGCAAACACCGGCAGATGAGGACAGCCACCAACTTCTACATCG CAAATCTAGCAACGACAGACATCATCttcttggtttgctgtgttccatTTACAGCCACACTTTATCCGCTGCCCAGCTGGATATTTGGAGACTTCATGTGCAAATTTGTCAACTACTTACAGCAG GTGACTGTCCAGGCGACATGTATCACGCTCACTGCGATGAGTGTGGACCGCTGTTACGTGACTGTTTATCCACTCCGGTCACTGCGTCACCGTACCCCGAGACTAGCAATGGCAGTCAGTGTGGTCATCTGGATCG GCTCCTTCCTTCTGTCTGTCCCCATGGCAATGTACCACAGATTGGAGCAGGGCTACTGGTATGGGCTGCAGACTTATTGCATTGAAGCATTTCCGACGGTATTGCAGCAGAGAGCCTTCATTGTGTACACGTTTGTCGCAGTCTACATGCTTCCCTTGCTCACCATCTGTGTGTGCTACACTGTCATGTTGAAGCGAGTGGGCCAGCCCATGGTTGAACCCATCAACAGCAACTATCAG GGTTTCTACATCAACTTCCAGGCCAACTATGAGACCTACAAGATCAAAACCTGGGCCAACTGCATGTCGTATGCTAACTCTTCAATCAACCCCATTGTCTATGCATTCATGGGTGAGAGCTTCAGAAAGTCCTTCAAGAAAGCTTTCCCCTTTATGTTTAGGAAAAGAGTGAGAGACAGCAGCATAGCCAACGGCTCCAGAAATGCAGAAATGAAGTTTGTCACAGAGGAGTCTTAA
- the LOC125447572 gene encoding G-protein coupled receptor 54-like isoform X2: MSRPAGAGVSVTNRRRIESISRGGGAGAAMLEVATDSGLWARGRADPGSGIGAGIGADVNFTSDENPPFLTDSWLVPLFFALIMLLGLVGNSLVIYVVSKHRQMRTATNFYIANLATTDIIFLVCCVPFTATLYPLPSWIFGDFMCKFVNYLQQVTVQATCITLTAMSVDRCYVTVYPLRSLRHRTPRLAMAVSVVIWIGSFLLSVPMAMYHRLEQGYWYGLQTYCIEAFPTVLQQRAFIVYTFVAVYMLPLLTICVCYTVMLKRVGQPMVEPINSNYQVPHLSERSIAMRTKVTKMVVVIVLLFTICWGPIQFFILFQGFYINFQANYETYKIKTWANCMSYANSSINPIVYAFMGESFRKSFKKAFPFMFRKRVRDSSIANGSRNAEMKFVTEES; the protein is encoded by the exons ATGTCTCGCCCAGCCGGGGCAGGTGTATCGGTTACTAATCGGAGACGTATCGAATCGATTAGTCGCGGAGGAGGAGCAGGGGCGGCAATGCTGGAGGTGGCCACCGATTCCGGGCTCTGGGCGAGGGGGAGAGCGGACCCCGGCTCCGGTATCGGTGCAGGTATCGGCGCCGATGTGAACTTCACGAGCGACGAGAACCCCCCGTTCCTCACCGACTCCTGGTTGGTGCCTCTGTTCTTCGCGTTGATCATGTTGCTGGGACTAGTCGGAAACTCGCTGGTGATTTATGTGGTCAGCAAACACCGGCAGATGAGGACAGCCACCAACTTCTACATCG CAAATCTAGCAACGACAGACATCATCttcttggtttgctgtgttccatTTACAGCCACACTTTATCCGCTGCCCAGCTGGATATTTGGAGACTTCATGTGCAAATTTGTCAACTACTTACAGCAG GTGACTGTCCAGGCGACATGTATCACGCTCACTGCGATGAGTGTGGACCGCTGTTACGTGACTGTTTATCCACTCCGGTCACTGCGTCACCGTACCCCGAGACTAGCAATGGCAGTCAGTGTGGTCATCTGGATCG GCTCCTTCCTTCTGTCTGTCCCCATGGCAATGTACCACAGATTGGAGCAGGGCTACTGGTATGGGCTGCAGACTTATTGCATTGAAGCATTTCCGACGGTATTGCAGCAGAGAGCCTTCATTGTGTACACGTTTGTCGCAGTCTACATGCTTCCCTTGCTCACCATCTGTGTGTGCTACACTGTCATGTTGAAGCGAGTGGGCCAGCCCATGGTTGAACCCATCAACAGCAACTATCAG GTCCCCCACTTGTCAGAGAGGTCGATTGCTATGAGAACCAAGGTAAccaagatggtggtggtgattgTATTGCTGTTTACCATCTGTTGGGGCCCCATCCAATTCTTCATCCTCTTCCAGGGTTTCTACATCAACTTCCAGGCCAACTATGAGACCTACAAGATCAAAACCTGGGCCAACTGCATGTCGTATGCTAACTCTTCAATCAACCCCATTGTCTATGCATTCATGGGTGAGAGCTTCAGAAAGTCCTTCAAGAAAGCTTTCCCCTTTATGTTTAGGAAAAGAGTGAGAGACAGCAGCATAGCCAACGGCTCCAGAAATGCAGAAATGAAGTTTGTCACAGAGGAGTCTTAA
- the LOC125447572 gene encoding G-protein coupled receptor 54-like isoform X1 — translation MSRPAGAGVSVTNRRRIESISRGGGAGAAMLEVATDSGLWARGRADPGSGIGAGIGADVNFTSDENPPFLTDSWLVPLFFALIMLLGLVGNSLVIYVVSKHRQMRTATNFYIANLATTDIIFLVCCVPFTATLYPLPSWIFGDFMCKFVNYLQQVTVQATCITLTAMSVDRCYVTVYPLRSLRHRTPRLAMAVSVVIWIGSFLLSVPMAMYHRLEQGYWYGLQTYCIEAFPTVLQQRAFIVYTFVAVYMLPLLTICVCYTVMLKRVGQPMVEPINSNYQQVPHLSERSIAMRTKVTKMVVVIVLLFTICWGPIQFFILFQGFYINFQANYETYKIKTWANCMSYANSSINPIVYAFMGESFRKSFKKAFPFMFRKRVRDSSIANGSRNAEMKFVTEES, via the exons ATGTCTCGCCCAGCCGGGGCAGGTGTATCGGTTACTAATCGGAGACGTATCGAATCGATTAGTCGCGGAGGAGGAGCAGGGGCGGCAATGCTGGAGGTGGCCACCGATTCCGGGCTCTGGGCGAGGGGGAGAGCGGACCCCGGCTCCGGTATCGGTGCAGGTATCGGCGCCGATGTGAACTTCACGAGCGACGAGAACCCCCCGTTCCTCACCGACTCCTGGTTGGTGCCTCTGTTCTTCGCGTTGATCATGTTGCTGGGACTAGTCGGAAACTCGCTGGTGATTTATGTGGTCAGCAAACACCGGCAGATGAGGACAGCCACCAACTTCTACATCG CAAATCTAGCAACGACAGACATCATCttcttggtttgctgtgttccatTTACAGCCACACTTTATCCGCTGCCCAGCTGGATATTTGGAGACTTCATGTGCAAATTTGTCAACTACTTACAGCAG GTGACTGTCCAGGCGACATGTATCACGCTCACTGCGATGAGTGTGGACCGCTGTTACGTGACTGTTTATCCACTCCGGTCACTGCGTCACCGTACCCCGAGACTAGCAATGGCAGTCAGTGTGGTCATCTGGATCG GCTCCTTCCTTCTGTCTGTCCCCATGGCAATGTACCACAGATTGGAGCAGGGCTACTGGTATGGGCTGCAGACTTATTGCATTGAAGCATTTCCGACGGTATTGCAGCAGAGAGCCTTCATTGTGTACACGTTTGTCGCAGTCTACATGCTTCCCTTGCTCACCATCTGTGTGTGCTACACTGTCATGTTGAAGCGAGTGGGCCAGCCCATGGTTGAACCCATCAACAGCAACTATCAG CAGGTCCCCCACTTGTCAGAGAGGTCGATTGCTATGAGAACCAAGGTAAccaagatggtggtggtgattgTATTGCTGTTTACCATCTGTTGGGGCCCCATCCAATTCTTCATCCTCTTCCAGGGTTTCTACATCAACTTCCAGGCCAACTATGAGACCTACAAGATCAAAACCTGGGCCAACTGCATGTCGTATGCTAACTCTTCAATCAACCCCATTGTCTATGCATTCATGGGTGAGAGCTTCAGAAAGTCCTTCAAGAAAGCTTTCCCCTTTATGTTTAGGAAAAGAGTGAGAGACAGCAGCATAGCCAACGGCTCCAGAAATGCAGAAATGAAGTTTGTCACAGAGGAGTCTTAA